The Thermoleophilaceae bacterium genome includes the window ACCCGTAACAACGGGAGCCTCCGCCAGACTGTGCCGGATGGCCAAAGTTGAAGCAGTGAACGTCGGAACTCCGCGCCCCATCGAGCGCTCGAATGGAAAGGTCGAGACCAGCGCGATCTGGAAGGAGCCGGTGTCTGGCCGAGTGGCAGTTCGCGGGGTGAACATCGAAGGCGACGATCAGGCGGACCGCAGCGCCCACGGCGGGCCCGACCGCGCTCTGTACGCCTACGCCGCGGAGGACACGGACTGGTGGCAGGACCAGCTCGGGCGCGAGCTCGGCCCCGGCACCTTCGGCGAGAACCTCACGCTGCGGGGCATCGATGTGACCGGCGCGCGCGTTGGCGAGCGCTGGCGCATCGGCACGGTGGTGCTCGAGGTCACCTCGCCGCGCATCCCCTGCTGGAAGCTCGCCAAGAAGATGGGAGACCCGCGCTTCATCAAGCGCTTCGCCCAGGCTGGCCGCCCCGGCGCTTACCTGCGCATCATCGAGGAGGGCGAGCTCGGCGCCGGCGACGAGGTGGAGGTCGTCGATCGCCCCGATCACGATGTCAGCCTCGCGCTCTTCGTCGACGCCTACGAGCACGATCGCAGCCAGCTCCCCCGCCTCCTCGAGGCCGACGCGCTGCCGGACGCCTGGCGCGATTGGATCGAGGAAGTGGCGGGCCGCTACTCGAGCACGAAGTAATCGCGGTGCACGGCCTCCTCGCTCGCGCGCGGGAGAAGCTCGCGCACCTCTGAGGTCTTGAGCCCCTTGATGCGGCGGAGCTCCTCGGCCGAGTAGTTCACGATGCCCTTGCCGATCGAACGACCGTCGCCGTTCGTGGTCGATACGTCCACGGCGTCGCCCGCCTGGAAGTCGCCCTGAACCTCCACCACGCCCACGGGGAGGAGGCTCGTGCCGCGCTCACGGAGCGCGTGCGCCGCCCCGTCGTCCACCACGATCTTGCCGTGCGCGGGCTTCGCGTACTTGAGCCACAGCTTGAAGCTCGACACGCGGCCGTCCTGCGGCTTGAAGCGGGTGCCGCCCTGCTCGCCCGCCACCGCAGTGGCGATCACCCCATCGCGATGGCCGCTCGCGATCACGGCCGGGATCCCCGCCGCGGTGGCCATCTCCGCCGCCACGACCTTCGAGCGCATCCCGCCGGACCCGAGCGGCGAGGTGGACATCGCGATGTCGATGTTCTGGAGCATCTCGAAGTCGCTCACCTGGGGCACGTGCCGCGCGCCCCGGTGGCGGCGCGGATCGGCCGTGTAGAGGCCGTCGGTATCGGTGAGCAGCAGCAACAGGTCGGCGTCCAGCAGGATCGCCACCTGCGCGGCAAGGAAGTCGTTGTCGCCGAACGAGATCTCGTCGGTGGTCGTGGTGTCGTTCTCGTTGATCACCGGCACCACTCGCCAGTCGAGCAGCTTGCGCAACGTCTGCCGCGCGTTCAGGTAATGGCTGCGCGCCGACATGTCGAAGAACGTGAGCAGCACCTGCGCGCTCGGCACGCCGTGTTCCTGGAGCAGCTCGTCGTACACGCGGAAGAGCTTGCCCTGCCCCACCGCCGACGCCGCCTGCAGCTCGTCCATCGCGCGCGGGCGGATCGCGAGGTCCATCACCTCCATGCCGCGGGCGATCGCCCCCGATGTGACGAGCACCACCGAGGTGCCGGCGGCGTGCAGCTCGGCGGTCTCTGCGCACAGGCGCGCAAGCTCCTCGCGGCGTACGACCCCCTCATCGTCCGCCACGATGCTTGATCCGAGCTTCACCACCGCAATGCCCATGTGGCGAAGGTTATGGGGATGCCGGGCGCCCGCGTCCCCACACGAAGCGGCCGTCCCGCGAGAACACCGCTTCCCGCACTTCCGTAGCCGCGAGCACCAGCGGAATCGTCAGCGCTTCCGGCCCCAGGTTGGATGCTTCTCGAAGCCCGGCTGGTGAGTGAGGTTGCGCGCGCCGCTGCCGTC containing:
- the proB gene encoding glutamate 5-kinase, producing MGIAVVKLGSSIVADDEGVVRREELARLCAETAELHAAGTSVVLVTSGAIARGMEVMDLAIRPRAMDELQAASAVGQGKLFRVYDELLQEHGVPSAQVLLTFFDMSARSHYLNARQTLRKLLDWRVVPVINENDTTTTDEISFGDNDFLAAQVAILLDADLLLLLTDTDGLYTADPRRHRGARHVPQVSDFEMLQNIDIAMSTSPLGSGGMRSKVVAAEMATAAGIPAVIASGHRDGVIATAVAGEQGGTRFKPQDGRVSSFKLWLKYAKPAHGKIVVDDGAAHALRERGTSLLPVGVVEVQGDFQAGDAVDVSTTNGDGRSIGKGIVNYSAEELRRIKGLKTSEVRELLPRASEEAVHRDYFVLE
- a CDS encoding MOSC domain-containing protein; protein product: MNVGTPRPIERSNGKVETSAIWKEPVSGRVAVRGVNIEGDDQADRSAHGGPDRALYAYAAEDTDWWQDQLGRELGPGTFGENLTLRGIDVTGARVGERWRIGTVVLEVTSPRIPCWKLAKKMGDPRFIKRFAQAGRPGAYLRIIEEGELGAGDEVEVVDRPDHDVSLALFVDAYEHDRSQLPRLLEADALPDAWRDWIEEVAGRYSSTK